One region of Brachyspira hampsonii genomic DNA includes:
- a CDS encoding glycosyltransferase: protein MKVNELVSILVPVYNIENTIEKNINILIDKVSPFLMNFEIIISDDGSSDNSKEEIKKLCSNFQENNKNSNLKNIIGVYAIENQGKGHALKRACEVSNGEYIIFCDGDMEIDPSQLENFFVIMQKENADVVIGSKRHKDSIVNYSNIRKLISFIYFMFVKIFFHLPIQDTQTGLKLFKRDAIINIFPRILVKAFAYDLEVLAACNSNGKKIVSAPVIVNPNRHFGFIKFSVLWRTFIDTLAIFYRLNIVHFYRDLFSELKEKPLVSIIIPLKKINDYIKEETQYLLEQIYTNFEVIILPDKYTDDEINIELFKDARIKIIETGEFPPAIKRAMGVKKSKGSILAFLDDDTYPEKDWLLNALRAMESKKVYALGGPAVNTPKDNFSKQISGLIYSSTLMSGKHKARYIPDKVQYVNDYPSCNFIITRELYDRVGGFDSEYWPGEDTILCNNIMKANEKILYTPEALVYHHRRDLFFGHFKQLKGYAWHRGYFVKRFGGNSLSLSYFIPSVFLLYTIFVPFALYFDLPTLLNNYIPAINRNIFLALLLFPHSFYALCLLGSWISTLSPIKGFCKAIGIFLSHLTYGFFFIKGFIKGLIKK, encoded by the coding sequence ATGAAAGTAAATGAATTAGTATCTATATTAGTTCCTGTTTATAATATAGAAAATACAATAGAAAAAAATATCAATATATTAATAGATAAAGTTTCACCATTTTTAATGAACTTTGAAATAATTATTTCTGATGATGGAAGCAGCGATAACTCTAAAGAAGAAATAAAAAAATTATGCTCAAACTTTCAAGAAAATAATAAAAACTCAAACTTAAAAAATATAATAGGAGTTTATGCTATAGAAAATCAGGGAAAAGGACATGCTTTAAAAAGGGCATGCGAAGTTTCTAATGGAGAGTATATAATATTCTGCGACGGAGATATGGAAATAGATCCTTCACAATTAGAAAATTTTTTTGTGATTATGCAAAAAGAAAATGCTGATGTAGTTATAGGCTCTAAAAGACATAAAGATTCTATAGTTAATTACTCTAATATAAGAAAATTAATATCTTTTATATATTTTATGTTTGTTAAAATATTTTTTCATCTTCCTATACAAGATACTCAGACAGGATTAAAACTTTTCAAAAGAGATGCTATCATAAATATTTTTCCGAGAATATTGGTAAAGGCTTTCGCTTATGATTTAGAAGTTTTAGCTGCATGCAATTCAAATGGTAAAAAAATAGTATCAGCACCTGTTATAGTTAATCCAAACAGACATTTCGGATTCATTAAGTTTTCAGTATTATGGAGAACTTTTATTGATACTTTGGCAATATTTTATAGGCTTAATATAGTACACTTTTATAGAGATTTATTTTCTGAACTTAAAGAAAAACCTCTTGTAAGTATTATAATACCTTTAAAAAAAATTAATGATTATATAAAAGAAGAAACACAGTATTTACTTGAACAGATATATACCAATTTTGAAGTGATAATACTTCCAGATAAATATACTGATGATGAGATTAATATAGAATTATTTAAAGATGCTAGAATAAAAATTATAGAAACAGGGGAGTTTCCTCCAGCTATAAAAAGAGCAATGGGGGTGAAAAAGTCAAAAGGAAGTATATTAGCATTTTTAGATGATGATACATACCCAGAAAAAGATTGGCTTTTGAATGCATTAAGAGCTATGGAAAGTAAAAAAGTTTATGCTCTTGGAGGACCTGCGGTAAATACACCAAAAGATAATTTCTCAAAACAGATAAGCGGACTTATTTATAGTTCAACACTTATGAGCGGAAAGCATAAGGCTAGATATATACCAGATAAGGTGCAGTATGTTAATGATTATCCAAGCTGCAATTTTATTATCACAAGAGAGCTTTATGATAGGGTAGGAGGCTTTGACAGTGAATATTGGCCTGGTGAGGATACCATACTTTGCAATAATATCATGAAAGCAAATGAAAAGATATTGTATACTCCGGAAGCATTGGTTTATCATCATAGAAGGGATTTATTTTTCGGGCATTTTAAACAGCTTAAAGGTTATGCTTGGCATAGGGGATATTTTGTAAAAAGGTTTGGAGGTAATTCTTTGAGTTTGTCTTATTTTATACCTTCAGTATTTTTACTCTATACTATATTTGTGCCTTTTGCATTATATTTTGATTTGCCTACGCTTTTAAACAATTATATACCGGCTATCAATAGAAATATATTTTTAGCTTTATTATTATTTCCGCATAGTTTTTATGCATTATGTCTGCTTGGAAGCTGGATTAGTACATTATCGCCTATAAAGGGTTTTTGTAAGGCTATAGGTATATTTCTATCCCATTTAACTTACGGCTTTTTCTTTATAAAAGGATTTATTAAAGGACTTATAAAAAAATAA
- a CDS encoding ABC transporter permease, with product METIYFLVQQTMFFSIPLLLVALGGMFSERSGVVNIALEGIMIIGAFTGIFFISRLGANFPPMITLFLAMIISALSGLVFSLLHAYAAISMSADQVISGTALNIFAPAFAIYVTRAIQTVQQISFVNNFRIESVPILGSIPIIGGLFFKNTYITTYIGFIILALSWFILYKTRFGLRLRSCGEYPQAADSVGINVYKMRYIGVAISGALGGLGGLVFVIPTSTNFNATVAGYGFLALAVLIFGQWKPMKILYAAFFFGLMKTLASAYSGIPILASLPISNNIYKMIPYITTIIVLAFTSKNSQAPKASGIPYDKGAR from the coding sequence ATGGAAACAATTTATTTTTTAGTACAGCAGACAATGTTTTTTTCTATTCCGCTTTTGCTTGTAGCATTAGGCGGAATGTTTTCTGAGAGAAGCGGGGTTGTTAATATTGCTCTTGAAGGAATAATGATAATAGGAGCCTTTACCGGAATATTTTTCATAAGCAGATTAGGTGCCAATTTTCCGCCTATGATAACATTATTTTTAGCGATGATTATATCAGCTTTATCCGGTCTTGTATTTTCTCTTCTTCATGCATATGCTGCTATTAGTATGAGTGCAGATCAGGTTATAAGCGGTACTGCTTTAAATATATTTGCTCCTGCTTTTGCTATATATGTTACAAGAGCAATTCAGACTGTTCAGCAAATAAGTTTTGTCAATAACTTTAGAATAGAATCTGTACCTATACTTGGAAGCATTCCTATAATAGGAGGGCTATTTTTTAAAAACACATATATAACAACATATATAGGATTTATAATATTAGCATTATCTTGGTTTATTCTTTATAAAACTAGATTTGGGCTTAGACTAAGAAGCTGCGGAGAATATCCTCAGGCTGCAGATTCTGTTGGTATTAATGTTTATAAAATGCGTTATATTGGTGTTGCTATATCAGGTGCCTTGGGAGGTTTAGGAGGATTAGTATTTGTTATTCCTACTTCTACAAACTTCAATGCTACTGTTGCAGGATACGGATTTTTAGCTTTGGCGGTACTCATATTCGGTCAGTGGAAGCCTATGAAAATACTTTACGCCGCTTTCTTCTTTGGACTTATGAAAACTTTAGCCTCTGCTTATTCTGGAATACCTATACTTGCAAGTCTTCCTATATCCAATAACATATATAAAATGATTCCATATATTACAACTATAATAGTGCTTGCATTTACATCTAAAAATTCTCAGGCTCCTAAGGCATCAGGCATTCCTTATGATAAGGGGGCTAGGTAA